One Brachyspira suanatina DNA segment encodes these proteins:
- a CDS encoding alpha/beta hydrolase, which produces MIIYIIFAIIAVIVLSLIIIANHFVNKLLIKTNKKLFERKESSKEESEEKKRIKEQRRIWFESSQKDVYTISSDNLKLHAHLINNNSNIYVIIVHPYEGRGSYMKYFIEKFYNMEFNILAIDLRTHGESEGKIYSLGYLERLDVLAWIKYINDNYDNSQIILYGISMGANSVMMCCNEDNTNNVKVIIEDAGFTNAYEQLKRRLDMAYKFSFLPIVEATSLMAKIRLGFSFEDIDVKKRVAMSKIPILFIHGDKDELVDYNMVNKLYDACSSEKEKLIIKDGHHISAVFSNEDLYWNTIKNFICKYIS; this is translated from the coding sequence ATGATTATTTATATAATATTTGCTATAATAGCTGTAATTGTACTATCATTGATAATAATAGCTAATCACTTCGTTAATAAACTTCTAATAAAAACAAATAAAAAACTATTTGAAAGAAAAGAAAGCAGTAAGGAAGAAAGCGAAGAAAAAAAACGTATAAAAGAACAAAGAAGAATATGGTTTGAAAGCTCTCAAAAAGATGTCTACACTATTTCAAGTGATAATTTAAAATTGCATGCTCATCTAATAAATAATAACAGCAATATATATGTTATAATAGTTCACCCATATGAAGGCAGAGGATCTTATATGAAATATTTTATAGAAAAATTTTACAATATGGAATTTAATATATTAGCAATAGATTTAAGAACTCATGGGGAAAGCGAAGGAAAAATATATTCTTTAGGATATTTAGAAAGATTAGATGTACTTGCTTGGATAAAATATATAAATGATAATTATGATAATAGCCAAATAATTCTTTATGGAATTTCTATGGGAGCAAATTCTGTTATGATGTGCTGTAATGAAGATAACACAAATAATGTAAAAGTAATAATAGAAGATGCAGGTTTTACAAATGCTTATGAACAATTAAAAAGAAGATTAGATATGGCATATAAATTTTCTTTTCTTCCAATAGTTGAAGCAACATCATTAATGGCAAAAATAAGATTAGGATTTTCATTTGAAGATATTGACGTTAAAAAAAGAGTGGCAATGTCAAAAATACCGATTCTTTTTATACATGGTGATAAAGATGAGCTTGTAGATTATAATATGGTTAATAAACTTTATGATGCTTGTTCATCTGAAAAAGAAAAACTCATTATAAAAGATGGTCATCATATATCTGCTGTTTTTAGTAATGAAGATTTATATTGGAATACAATAAAAAATTTTATTTGTAAATATATTAGTTAA